The Candidatus Zixiibacteriota bacterium genome has a window encoding:
- the pilB gene encoding type IV-A pilus assembly ATPase PilB, translated as MPSSKELGTMLVDAGKITGDQLTKALALVEQGKGRIEQVLVQIGAVPDEEDITNFIGKQLNIGAIRLSDLELNPDIVKLIPNDIARKFNVIAVSKLGKTLVVAISDPNNIYVLDAIKFITGCTVQPVISPEPAIQKAVEHYYSNSSQYTEILKGLEDSEIEVITAGDDDINVMELQSAVQDKPLVKLVDSIIAEAVRKGASDIHIETYEKRLRLRYRIDGDLIEMAPLPFKYRAAIVSRVKIMADLDISERRLPQDGRIKIKISDRAIDLRVSVLPTIFGEKVVMRILDPKALMHDLTHLGFPELSLKKFDKAIHLPYGIILVTGPTGSGKTTTLYSALKAINTVDVNIMTAEDPVEFNFEGINQVAVKPDIGLTFAAALRSFLRQDPDIVMVGEIRDGETAEIAIRASLTGHLVFSTLHTNDAPSSINRLIDMGIPNYLVASAAKLIMAQRMVRKICKRCREEVKTESEVLLRLGVPEAEIKGFKVYEGKGCSECNNTGLAGRTGLFEVMEITPEVERLILENAPTPDIQAQAIKEGMHTLRMAGIEKVKLGVTTIEQVLGETS; from the coding sequence ATGCCGAGCTCTAAAGAATTAGGGACAATGCTCGTCGACGCCGGCAAGATCACCGGCGACCAGCTCACCAAGGCCCTCGCCCTGGTGGAGCAGGGCAAGGGCCGCATCGAACAGGTCCTCGTGCAGATCGGCGCTGTGCCGGATGAAGAAGATATCACCAACTTCATCGGCAAACAGCTCAACATCGGCGCGATCCGCCTCTCCGATCTCGAGCTCAATCCCGATATCGTCAAGCTGATCCCCAACGACATTGCCCGCAAGTTCAATGTCATTGCGGTCAGCAAACTCGGCAAAACCCTGGTCGTCGCAATCAGCGATCCCAACAATATCTATGTGCTCGATGCGATCAAATTCATCACCGGCTGCACCGTGCAACCGGTTATCTCGCCCGAACCCGCCATCCAGAAGGCGGTCGAGCACTACTATTCCAATTCCTCGCAGTACACCGAAATTCTCAAGGGCCTCGAAGATTCCGAAATCGAGGTCATTACCGCGGGCGACGATGATATCAACGTCATGGAGCTGCAATCGGCGGTGCAGGACAAACCGCTGGTCAAGCTCGTCGACTCGATTATCGCCGAAGCCGTCCGCAAGGGCGCCTCGGATATTCACATCGAAACCTATGAGAAGCGGCTGCGCCTGCGCTACCGCATCGACGGCGATTTGATCGAAATGGCGCCGCTCCCCTTCAAGTACCGCGCGGCCATCGTCAGCCGCGTCAAGATCATGGCCGATCTCGATATTTCCGAGCGCCGTTTACCCCAGGACGGACGCATCAAAATCAAAATCAGCGACCGCGCGATTGACCTCCGCGTATCGGTCCTGCCGACCATCTTCGGCGAAAAAGTCGTGATGCGTATTCTCGACCCGAAAGCCCTGATGCACGATCTCACCCATCTCGGCTTCCCGGAACTCTCGCTCAAGAAATTCGACAAGGCGATTCACCTGCCGTACGGCATTATCCTCGTCACCGGCCCGACCGGTTCCGGTAAGACGACGACCCTGTACTCGGCGCTCAAGGCAATCAACACCGTCGACGTCAACATCATGACCGCCGAAGACCCGGTCGAATTCAACTTCGAAGGCATCAACCAGGTCGCGGTCAAGCCCGATATCGGCCTGACCTTCGCCGCCGCGCTCCGGTCGTTCCTGCGCCAGGACCCGGATATCGTCATGGTCGGCGAAATCCGCGACGGCGAAACCGCCGAAATCGCCATCCGCGCTTCGCTCACCGGGCACCTGGTTTTCAGCACCCTGCACACGAACGATGCGCCCTCGTCGATCAACCGTCTGATCGACATGGGCATTCCCAATTACCTCGTCGCTTCTGCCGCCAAGTTGATCATGGCCCAGCGTATGGTGCGCAAGATCTGTAAGCGCTGTCGCGAAGAGGTCAAGACTGAATCGGAAGTCCTCTTGCGCCTGGGTGTGCCCGAGGCCGAAATCAAGGGCTTCAAGGTCTACGAGGGCAAAGGCTGCTCCGAATGCAACAACACCGGTCTCGCCGGACGAACCGGATTATTCGAAGTGATGGAAATCACTCCCGAAGTCGAGCGCCTCATCCTCGAGAATGCGCCGACCCCGGACATTCAGGCCCAGGCCATCAAGGAAGGCATGCATACGCTGCGCATGGCCGGCATCGAAAAAGTTAAACTCGGCGTCACGACCATCGAACAGGTCCTGGGCGAGACGTCATAG
- a CDS encoding type IV pilus twitching motility protein PilT, which yields MINLRELLEILLERKGSDLHLSVGSPPQVRVDGRLIPLDMDVLTPETTKKLAYSMMSEKQKQRFEENNELDMSFGIENMSRFRVNVYMQRGNISVALRQIPFKVPTFEELGIDKTIVEFANVPKGLVLITGPTGSGKSTTLAALIDKINRERKAHILTVEDPIEYLHRHQSCLVNQREVGADTRSFAAALKYALRQDPDVVLIGEMRDLETVSEALNISETGHLTFATLHTNSCAETINRVIDVFPVNQQEQIRVTLSFVLQGVVSQQLVPRIGGGRVLATEIMVCTPAIRALIRDDKIHQIYSMLQSGQKYGMKTMNMSLAELYLARKITIGEAMSRSSNVQELNEILSRVQTVAEVHR from the coding sequence ATGATTAACTTGCGCGAATTGCTCGAGATCCTGCTCGAACGGAAAGGCTCCGACCTGCACCTGTCGGTCGGCTCGCCGCCCCAGGTCCGCGTCGACGGCCGCCTGATTCCACTCGACATGGACGTGCTGACGCCGGAAACCACCAAGAAGCTGGCCTACAGCATGATGTCCGAAAAGCAGAAACAGCGCTTCGAGGAAAACAACGAACTCGATATGTCGTTCGGCATCGAGAATATGAGCCGCTTCCGCGTCAACGTCTATATGCAGCGCGGCAATATCTCCGTCGCCCTGCGCCAGATTCCGTTCAAGGTGCCGACCTTCGAAGAACTCGGCATCGACAAAACCATCGTTGAATTCGCCAACGTTCCCAAAGGCCTTGTCCTGATCACCGGGCCGACCGGTTCCGGTAAGTCGACGACCCTGGCGGCGCTGATCGACAAGATCAATCGCGAACGCAAGGCGCATATCCTGACCGTCGAAGATCCGATCGAATACTTGCACCGCCACCAAAGTTGTCTGGTCAACCAGCGCGAAGTCGGTGCCGATACCCGCTCCTTTGCGGCGGCGCTCAAGTACGCGCTGCGGCAGGACCCCGACGTTGTCCTGATCGGCGAAATGCGCGACCTCGAGACCGTGTCCGAGGCGCTCAACATTTCCGAGACCGGCCATCTGACCTTCGCCACCTTGCACACCAACTCCTGCGCGGAAACCATCAACCGTGTCATCGACGTCTTCCCGGTTAACCAGCAGGAGCAGATTCGCGTGACGCTCTCCTTCGTGCTGCAAGGTGTCGTGTCGCAGCAGCTGGTGCCGCGCATCGGCGGCGGCCGCGTCCTGGCCACCGAAATCATGGTCTGCACGCCCGCCATCCGCGCCCTGATTCGCGACGATAAGATTCACCAGATCTATAGCATGCTGCAATCCGGCCAGAAGTACGGCATGAAGACGATGAACATGTCGCTGGCCGAACTCTACCTGGCGCGTAAGATCACGATCGGCGAGGCGATGTCCCGTTCGTCCAACGTGCAGGAACTCAACGAAATCCTCTCGCGCGTGCAGACGGTCGCGGAAGTGCATCGTTAA
- a CDS encoding type II secretion system F family protein, translated as MPVFEYKGKTVTGSQVEGELKVKDRAELDRILRRNKILVDKVSKKPSQIQIKIGSGIKKVHISRFTRQFATMIGAGLPMVQCLDILSKQMDSQEFCKIIGDIKDAVSSGSTLSEAMGKHKKVFDELYVNMVEAGEMGGALDTILVRLANYREKADALTRKVKGALVYPAIVSLVATGVTIAMLTFIVPIFAKMFANLGAELPGPTQFVLGISHFLQNYFLVILGALVLLFVGFKIMMRNEEGRFQFDKFMLRTPVFGDLIRKSAVARFTRTLGTLIQSGVTILDALEITAKTAGNKVLQRAIKKSVLSIAEGDTITNPLKESGVFPPMVIQMIGVGEKTGGLDEMLSKIADFYDEEVDAAVSALTSMIEPIIIVFMGIVIGGILIAMYLPMFDIIGKIN; from the coding sequence ATGCCGGTTTTTGAATACAAAGGCAAGACGGTCACCGGTTCGCAGGTCGAAGGCGAACTGAAAGTCAAAGACCGCGCCGAACTCGATCGCATTCTGCGCCGCAACAAGATCCTGGTCGACAAGGTTTCCAAGAAGCCGTCGCAGATCCAGATCAAGATCGGCTCGGGCATTAAGAAAGTGCACATCTCCCGCTTCACGCGCCAGTTCGCGACCATGATCGGCGCCGGTCTCCCGATGGTGCAGTGCCTGGATATTCTCTCCAAGCAGATGGATTCCCAGGAATTCTGCAAGATCATCGGCGACATCAAGGACGCCGTCTCATCCGGTTCGACGCTCTCGGAGGCGATGGGCAAGCATAAAAAGGTCTTCGACGAGCTCTACGTTAACATGGTCGAGGCCGGCGAAATGGGCGGCGCCCTCGACACGATTCTCGTCCGCCTCGCCAACTATCGCGAAAAAGCCGACGCGCTGACCCGCAAGGTCAAGGGCGCTCTGGTCTATCCGGCGATTGTGTCGCTGGTCGCGACCGGCGTGACGATCGCGATGTTGACCTTTATCGTGCCGATCTTCGCCAAGATGTTCGCCAATCTCGGCGCCGAGCTGCCCGGCCCGACCCAGTTCGTGCTCGGCATCTCGCATTTTTTGCAGAACTATTTCCTGGTGATCCTCGGCGCGCTGGTACTGCTCTTCGTCGGCTTCAAGATCATGATGCGCAACGAAGAAGGCCGCTTCCAGTTCGACAAGTTTATGCTCAGGACCCCGGTCTTCGGCGACCTGATCCGCAAATCCGCGGTTGCGCGCTTCACCCGCACCCTCGGCACGCTGATCCAGTCCGGCGTCACCATTCTCGACGCCCTCGAAATCACCGCCAAAACCGCGGGTAACAAGGTACTCCAGCGGGCGATCAAGAAATCGGTGCTGTCGATCGCCGAAGGCGATACCATCACCAACCCGCTGAAGGAATCGGGCGTGTTTCCGCCGATGGTGATCCAGATGATTGGCGTCGGTGAAAAAACTGGCGGTCTCGACGAAATGCTGTCCAAGATCGCCGACTTCTACGATGAGGAAGTTGATGCGGCTGTCAGCGCCCTGACCTCGATGATCGAACCGATCATCATCGTCTTTATGGGTATCGTGATCGGCGGCATCCTGATCGCCATGTACTTGCCGATGTTCGACATTATTGGCAAGATCAACTAA